A section of the Harmonia axyridis chromosome 2, icHarAxyr1.1, whole genome shotgun sequence genome encodes:
- the LOC123672561 gene encoding phospholipid-transporting ATPase ABCA3-like isoform X3, whose amino-acid sequence MRGLNVDMDWKSMSKRWDKFTLLMWKNWILQYRKPLQTVIEILAPVLFSILLVIVRNLVEPTHNPTLLFEPFCPTSPLKSDVFSFICDLKENTTSKRYNISGAGNFSTLAILYTPINDDTERIMQLSQFASLDTIGFNTSQELVDYYRTNQTILVGLEFGEMEEGKDINVKIRFPSELRVPQGAIGGPTDWKTNQLYPIYQMRGPRNPNATRGGDPGYANELFLAIQEFLTISMIYMHPNKTTSDVLSNFPYVHVRRFPYYQWEEDPLLQALQGFAGLVVMVSFCYTCTNLVKMITNEKEKQLKEAMKMMGLPNWLHWLAWFLKSFSFLSISVILITILLKVKWYSTSDFSVLTFSNPSIILTFFLLYVCSIITFCFAISVFFSKANTAATVSSVIWFLSYVPYLILRKQYDTLSLGEKLATSLGMNSAMAYGLQIMLMFEGSGEGSQWHNLFKAGSPDDTLTLGLVFVMLVIDTILYLLIALYFEAVIPGEYGLPKPWYFLFTKNFWCDETIIKGPAEDITTPEHLRGFFEKEPTNLHAGIQIRSLRKVFKGNVAVDNLALNMYENQITVLLGHNGAGKTTTMSMLTGMFPPTSGTAIINGFDIRTDMDGVRSSLGLCPQHNILFDELTVREHFYFYSKLKGKREEDIQAEVRKYLSLLELGPKADAKSSTLSGGMKRKLCVGIALCGNSKIVMLDEPTAGMDPSARRALWELIQSEKQGRTMLLTTHFMDEADLLGDRIAIMAGGRLKCCGSSFFLKKKYGAGYNLVMEKSPRCDPEEVKDLLKTYIPNIEIHSNVGSELNFLLPEDAVSVFEDMFRELERSQKELGVNSYGVSLTTLEEVFMKVGADHEGSARPESSENGISNGNHCKVSIGGNHFLTGYKLIKNQYLAMLMKKILSALRSWRLHLIVLAIPVFMIIVTMLLNKAQKQPELPPLSLNLEAYSKQRPTVLVESDGTTDYEGFFKGLSHVGNYRKVDDLTKEMLRLTKDNAPSVRSHYLTGASFQTVEEDAFFFSKKNRSVLTAWFNNDAYHTAPVALGMVLNSIYQKMVNSTSKINFLNHPLPFKLTTQFNKLSDGDSMGFNIAFNLGFSMTFVSSFFILFYIRERMTKSKHLQFVSGVKVFIYWTTSYVCDILTFTVIQIATIITLASFQEDGLKAPDDLARIFLLLFMFSYSVLPLMYAMSFFFEIPSTGYTRLSLFGVLAGDMAFLIIQLLKLPVLDLQPLANTLHWVFLIVPHYSLCTGVLNNYNIFAFNKYCSLYVKSCEIRNTTKACWDEVCSRFSDYCCKEHFQWTPPGLSANILYMFIFGTVIFVVIVMVDYKMFNLILEKLDRRKQKFPLSVPFEDSDVADEKERIRNCSELQLRQNHALVLKDVTRYYGRFLAVNGLCLGIKESECFGLLGINGAGKTTTFMMLTGDVKMTYGKAWVRGLSINSQLKQVQKLIGYCPQFDALLDDLTARESLTMFCLLRGIRKVDCAYIAEKLAKDFDFTKHLDKQVKELSGGNKRKLSTAIALIGDPPVLYLDEPTTGMDPATKRYLWNALCAVRDSGKCIVLTSHSMEECEALCTKIAIMVNGNFKCLGSTQHLKSKFAEGYTLTIKVRKADGSHGLEHAGTESIKSFVEKSFGRVQLREEHQELITYYILDTSMAWSTMFGILERGKKELNIEDYSLGQSSLEQVFLTFTKHQSHESPRHRGRIDDV is encoded by the exons gCATGTCCAAAAGATGGGACAAGTTCACGTTACTTATGTGGAAGAACTGGATACTGCAATACAGGAAACCTTTACAGACTGTGATAGAAATTTTAGCACccgtattattttcaatattgttaGTTATTGTAAGAAATTTAGTTGAACCAACGCACAATCCCACGTTGTTGTTCGAGCCATTTTGTCCAACGTCACCTTTGAAAAGCgatgttttttctttcatttgtgaCCTCAAAGAGAACACCACCTCCAAAAGATACAACATTTCAGGTGCAGGAAATTTCAG taCTTTAGCCATATTGTATACACCTATCAATGACGACACGGAAAGAATTATGCAACTTTCCCAGTTTGCCAGTTTAGACACTATAGGCTTCAATACTTCACAAGAACTAGTCGATTACTATAGAACGAATCAAACTATTCTGGTTGGATTAGAATTCGGTGAGATGGAAGAAGGAAAAGATATCAACGTGAAAATAAG ATTTCCTTCAGAGCTTAGAGTCCCTCAAGGAGCAATTGGTGGCCCCACAGActggaaaactaatcaattATACCCCATTTATCAAATGCGTGGACCCCGAAATCCCAACGCTACCAGAGGAGGTGACCCag GTTACGCTAATGAGCTGTTTTTGGCAATCCAGGAATTTCTAACGATAAGTATGATCTATATGCATCCGAATAAAACGACGTCGGACGTCTTGTCGAATTTCCCATATGTGCACGTGCGTCGCTTCCCCTACTACCAATGGGAAGAGGATCCCTTGCTGCAGGCTCTACAAGGGTTTGCCGGGCTGGTCGTCATGGTCAGCTTCTGCTACACCTGCACCAACCTGGTGAAAATGATAACCAACGAAAAAGAGAAACAACTCAAG GAAGCCATGAAGATGATGGGTCTTCCTAACTGGTTGCATTGGTTGGCCTGGTTTTTGAAGAGCTTCTCTTTCCTCAGCATCTCGGTGATACTGATCACGATCCTTTTGAAAGTGAAATGGTACTCAACGTCAGACTTCAGCGTGTTGACCTTCTCTAATCCATCTATTATCCTGACGTTTTTTCTTTTATACGTCTGCTCCATAATTACCTTCTGTTTTGCCATAAGCGTTTTCTTCTCCAAAG CTAATACTGCAGCAACAGTGAGCTCAGTCATATGGTTCTTATCCTACGTACCTTATTTGATACTTAGGAAGCAGTACGATACCTTGAGTCTTGGAGAGAAACTAGCCACGAGTTTAGGAATGAATTCTGCCATGGCTTACGGTTTGCAGATCATGCTGATGTTTGAAGGGTCAGGGGAAG GTAGTCAATGGCATAACCTCTTCAAAGCTGGATCGCCCGATGACACTCTAACTTTAGGACTGGTCTTCGTTATGTTGGTAATCGATACGATTCTGTATCTGCTCATCGCTCTCTATTTTGAAGCTGTTATCCCTGGGGAGTATGGTCTCCCCAAACCATGGTACTTCCTCTTCACCAAAAACTTTTGGTGTGACGAAACCATCATCAAAG GTCCAGCAGAAGACATCACGACTCCGGAACATCTCAGAGGCTTTTTCGAAAAGGAACCAACCAACCTGCATGCAGGCATCCAGATCAGGAGCCTGAGGAAGGTCTTCAAGGGTAACGTGGCGGTGGACAACCTCGCCCTCAACATGTACGAGAACCAGATCACCGTCCTATTGGGCCACAACGGTGCAGGCAAGACCACCACCATGTCCATGTTGACCGGTATGTTTCCCCCTACCAGCGGTACAGCCATTATCAACGGTTTCGACATCAGAACGGACATGGACGGTGTGAGATCCAGTCTAGGCTTGTGTCCTCAGCACAATATACTCTTCGACGAGCTGACGGTGAGGGAGCATTTCTATTTCTACAGCAAGCTGAAGGGCAAGAGGGAGGAGGATATCCAGGCTGAGGTCAGGAAATACTTGAGCCTTCTGGAACTCGGACCGAAG GCAGACGCTAAGTCTAGCACCTTATCAGGAGGAATGAAGAGAAAACTGTGCGTCGGCATAGCCCTTTGTGGTAACTCCAAGATTGTTATGCTGGACGAACCAACAGCTGGTATGGACCCTTCTGCTCGAAGAGCGCTCTGGGAGCTCATTCAATCGGAAAAACAAG GACGCACAATGTTGCTAACAACCCACTTCATGGACGAAGCGGATCTACTCGGAGACAGGATAGCCATCATGGCAGGCGGTAGGCTCAAATGTTGCGGTTCCAGTTTCTTCCTGAAGAAGAAGTACGGGGCAGGTTACAACCTGGTCATGGAGAAATCACCACGTTGCGATCCCGAAGAGGTCAAGGATCTCTTGAAGACTTACATTCCGAACATAGAG ATTCACAGCAACGTGGGCTCTGAACTGAACTTTCTGCTGCCTGAAGATGCCGTTTCTGTTTTCGAAGACATGTTCAGAGAGCTGGAAAGGAGTCAGAAGGAGCTAGGAGTTAACAGTTACGGTGTGTCGCTCACCACATTGGAGGAAGTGTTCATGAA GGTTGGAGCCGATCATGAAGGAAGTGCAAGACCTGAATCATCAGAAAATGGAATTTCCAATGGAAATCACTGCAAAG TTTCAATCGGCGGCAATCATTTTCTGACGGGTTATAAACTGATCAAAAACCAATACCTGGCCATGCTCATGAAGAAGATCCTATCGGCCCTCAGGTCTTGGCGTCTCCATCTCATAGTGCTCGCGATACCGGTGTTCATGATCATAGTGACCATGCTGTTGAACAAGGCTCAGAAACAGCCAGAACTGCCCCCATTGAGTCTCAATCTAGAGGCGTACAGCAAGCAGCGACCCACGGTCCTGGTGGAGAGCGATGGAACCACCGACTACGAGGGCTTCTTCAAGGGTCTGAGTCACGTGGGGAATTACAGGAAGGTTGACGATCTGACCAAAGAAATGTTGCGCTTG ACGAAGGATAATGCCCCCTCGGTGAGAAGTCACTATCTGACCGGTGCATCGTTCCAAACCGTCGAAGAAGATGCATTCTTCTTCAGCAAGAAGAATAGGTCTGTTCTGACAGCTTGGTTCAACAACGACGCCTACCATACAGCGCCTGTGGCTCTcggtatggttttgaactcgATTTATCAGAAAATGGTCAATAGCACGTCGAAAATTAACTTCTTGAACCACCCCCTACCTTTCAAATTGACCACTCAG TTCAACAAGTTAAGCGATGGCGATTCGATGGGTTTCAACATAGCCTTCAACCTGGGCTTCAGCATGACCTTCGTGTCGTCCTTCTTCATACTCTTCTACATCAGGGAGCGTATGACCAAGTCGAAGCATCTGCAGTTCGTCTCTGGCGTGAAGGTCTTCATCTACTGGACGACCTCTTACGTTTGCGACATCCTAACTTTCACTGTGATCCAGATAGCCACCATCATCACACTTGCCAGTTTTCAGGAAGATGGGTTGAAGGCGCCAGACGATCTTG CCAGAATATTCCTGCTGCTGTTCATGTTCTCGTACTCCGTCCTGCCACTGATGTACGCCATGTCCTTCTTCTTCGAGATACCGTCGACTGGCTACACCAGACTGAGTCTGTTCGGCGTGTTGGCCGGCGACATGGCCTTCCTCATCATCCAGTTGCTGAAGCTTCCGGTCTTGGACCTGCAGCCGCTTGCAAACACCCTCCACTGGGTATTCCTCATTGTGCCCCACTATTCCCTGTGCACTGGGGTCCTAAACAACTACAATATCTTCGCCTTCAACAAGTACTGCAGTTTATATGTAAAATCCTGCGAGATCAGGAACACGACCAAGGCTTGCTGGGATGAGGTTTGCTCCCGCTTCTCGGACTACTGCTGCA AGGAACACTTCCAATGGACCCCGCCAGGACTGTCGGCCAACATCCTCTACATGTTCATCTTCGGAACAGTCATCTTCGTCGTAATCGTCATGGTCGACTACAAGATGTTCAATCTGATATTGGAGAAACTCGACAGGAGGAAACAAAAGTTTCCTTTGTCCGTACCCTTCGAGGACAGCGACGTGGCTGACGAGAAAGAAAGGATAAGGAACTGCAGCGAGCTGCAACTGAGACAAAATCACGCCTTGGTGCTGAAAGACGTTACTAG ATACTACGGCAGATTCCTAGCAGTCAACGGCCTCTGTCTGGGCATCAAAGAATCAGAGTGCTTCGGCCTCCTGGGCATCAACGGCGCCGGCAAGACAACCACTTTCATGATGCTCACGGGTGACGTCAAGATGACGTACGGCAAGGCCTGGGTACGAGGGTTGAGCATCAACAGCCAGCTCAAACAGGTGCAGAAGCTGATCGGTTACTGTCCACAATTCGACGCACTTTTGGACGATCTGACTGCCAGAGAATCACTGACCATGTTCTGTCTCTTAAGGGGCATACGTAAGGTGGACTGTGCCTACATTGCGGAGAAGCTGGCGAAGGATTTCGACTTCACCAAGCATCTGGACAAGCAGGTGAAGGAGTTGAGCGGGGGTAACAAGAGGAAACTGAGCACTGCGATTGCCCTGATTGGCGATCCGCCGGTGTTGTACTTGGATGAACCAACTACAG GTATGGATCCCGCCACCAAGCGTTACCTCTGGAACGCACTGTGTGCAGTTAGGGACAGCGGAAAATGCATTGTTCTGACCTCCCACAGCATGGAGGAGTGCGAGGCGCTTTGCACGAAGATCGCCATCATGGTGAACGGCAACTTCAAGTGCCTAGGCTCCACCCAACACCTCAAGAGCAAGTTTGCCGAAGGGTACACGTTGACCATAAAGGTCAGAAAGGCGGACGGTAGCCACGGTTTAGAGCACGCTGGCACGGAATCCATCAAGAGCTTCGTCGAGAAGAGCTTTGGCAGGGTCCAGCTGAGGGAAGAGCACCAGGAGTTGATAACCTACTATATCTTGGACACCAGTATGGCCTGGTCCACCATGTTCGGAATACTGGAGAGGGGCAAGAAAGAGTTGAACATCGAGGATTACTCTTTGGGACAGTCCAGTTTGGAGCAA GTTTTCCTCACATTCACAAAACATCAAAGTCATGAAAGCCCACGTCATCGTGGACGCATCGATGATGTATAA
- the LOC123672561 gene encoding phospholipid-transporting ATPase ABCA3-like isoform X4: protein MSKRWDKFTLLMWKNWILQYRKPLQTVIEILAPVLFSILLVIVRNLVEPTHNPTLLFEPFCPTSPLKSDVFSFICDLKENTTSKRYNISGAGNFSTLAILYTPINDDTERIMQLSQFASLDTIGFNTSQELVDYYRTNQTILVGLEFGEMEEGKDINVKIRFPSELRVPQGAIGGPTDWKTNQLYPIYQMRGPRNPNATRGGDPGYANELFLAIQEFLTISMIYMHPNKTTSDVLSNFPYVHVRRFPYYQWEEDPLLQALQGFAGLVVMVSFCYTCTNLVKMITNEKEKQLKEAMKMMGLPNWLHWLAWFLKSFSFLSISVILITILLKVKWYSTSDFSVLTFSNPSIILTFFLLYVCSIITFCFAISVFFSKANTAATVSSVIWFLSYVPYLILRKQYDTLSLGEKLATSLGMNSAMAYGLQIMLMFEGSGEGSQWHNLFKAGSPDDTLTLGLVFVMLVIDTILYLLIALYFEAVIPGEYGLPKPWYFLFTKNFWCDETIIKGPAEDITTPEHLRGFFEKEPTNLHAGIQIRSLRKVFKGNVAVDNLALNMYENQITVLLGHNGAGKTTTMSMLTGMFPPTSGTAIINGFDIRTDMDGVRSSLGLCPQHNILFDELTVREHFYFYSKLKGKREEDIQAEVRKYLSLLELGPKADAKSSTLSGGMKRKLCVGIALCGNSKIVMLDEPTAGMDPSARRALWELIQSEKQGRTMLLTTHFMDEADLLGDRIAIMAGGRLKCCGSSFFLKKKYGAGYNLVMEKSPRCDPEEVKDLLKTYIPNIEIHSNVGSELNFLLPEDAVSVFEDMFRELERSQKELGVNSYGVSLTTLEEVFMKVGADHEGSARPESSENGISNGNHCKVSIGGNHFLTGYKLIKNQYLAMLMKKILSALRSWRLHLIVLAIPVFMIIVTMLLNKAQKQPELPPLSLNLEAYSKQRPTVLVESDGTTDYEGFFKGLSHVGNYRKVDDLTKEMLRLTKDNAPSVRSHYLTGASFQTVEEDAFFFSKKNRSVLTAWFNNDAYHTAPVALGMVLNSIYQKMVNSTSKINFLNHPLPFKLTTQFNKLSDGDSMGFNIAFNLGFSMTFVSSFFILFYIRERMTKSKHLQFVSGVKVFIYWTTSYVCDILTFTVIQIATIITLASFQEDGLKAPDDLARIFLLLFMFSYSVLPLMYAMSFFFEIPSTGYTRLSLFGVLAGDMAFLIIQLLKLPVLDLQPLANTLHWVFLIVPHYSLCTGVLNNYNIFAFNKYCSLYVKSCEIRNTTKACWDEVCSRFSDYCCKEHFQWTPPGLSANILYMFIFGTVIFVVIVMVDYKMFNLILEKLDRRKQKFPLSVPFEDSDVADEKERIRNCSELQLRQNHALVLKDVTRYYGRFLAVNGLCLGIKESECFGLLGINGAGKTTTFMMLTGDVKMTYGKAWVRGLSINSQLKQVQKLIGYCPQFDALLDDLTARESLTMFCLLRGIRKVDCAYIAEKLAKDFDFTKHLDKQVKELSGGNKRKLSTAIALIGDPPVLYLDEPTTGMDPATKRYLWNALCAVRDSGKCIVLTSHSMEECEALCTKIAIMVNGNFKCLGSTQHLKSKFAEGYTLTIKVRKADGSHGLEHAGTESIKSFVEKSFGRVQLREEHQELITYYILDTSMAWSTMFGILERGKKELNIEDYSLGQSSLEQVFLTFTKHQSHESPRHRGRIDDV from the exons ATGTCCAAAAGATGGGACAAGTTCACGTTACTTATGTGGAAGAACTGGATACTGCAATACAGGAAACCTTTACAGACTGTGATAGAAATTTTAGCACccgtattattttcaatattgttaGTTATTGTAAGAAATTTAGTTGAACCAACGCACAATCCCACGTTGTTGTTCGAGCCATTTTGTCCAACGTCACCTTTGAAAAGCgatgttttttctttcatttgtgaCCTCAAAGAGAACACCACCTCCAAAAGATACAACATTTCAGGTGCAGGAAATTTCAG taCTTTAGCCATATTGTATACACCTATCAATGACGACACGGAAAGAATTATGCAACTTTCCCAGTTTGCCAGTTTAGACACTATAGGCTTCAATACTTCACAAGAACTAGTCGATTACTATAGAACGAATCAAACTATTCTGGTTGGATTAGAATTCGGTGAGATGGAAGAAGGAAAAGATATCAACGTGAAAATAAG ATTTCCTTCAGAGCTTAGAGTCCCTCAAGGAGCAATTGGTGGCCCCACAGActggaaaactaatcaattATACCCCATTTATCAAATGCGTGGACCCCGAAATCCCAACGCTACCAGAGGAGGTGACCCag GTTACGCTAATGAGCTGTTTTTGGCAATCCAGGAATTTCTAACGATAAGTATGATCTATATGCATCCGAATAAAACGACGTCGGACGTCTTGTCGAATTTCCCATATGTGCACGTGCGTCGCTTCCCCTACTACCAATGGGAAGAGGATCCCTTGCTGCAGGCTCTACAAGGGTTTGCCGGGCTGGTCGTCATGGTCAGCTTCTGCTACACCTGCACCAACCTGGTGAAAATGATAACCAACGAAAAAGAGAAACAACTCAAG GAAGCCATGAAGATGATGGGTCTTCCTAACTGGTTGCATTGGTTGGCCTGGTTTTTGAAGAGCTTCTCTTTCCTCAGCATCTCGGTGATACTGATCACGATCCTTTTGAAAGTGAAATGGTACTCAACGTCAGACTTCAGCGTGTTGACCTTCTCTAATCCATCTATTATCCTGACGTTTTTTCTTTTATACGTCTGCTCCATAATTACCTTCTGTTTTGCCATAAGCGTTTTCTTCTCCAAAG CTAATACTGCAGCAACAGTGAGCTCAGTCATATGGTTCTTATCCTACGTACCTTATTTGATACTTAGGAAGCAGTACGATACCTTGAGTCTTGGAGAGAAACTAGCCACGAGTTTAGGAATGAATTCTGCCATGGCTTACGGTTTGCAGATCATGCTGATGTTTGAAGGGTCAGGGGAAG GTAGTCAATGGCATAACCTCTTCAAAGCTGGATCGCCCGATGACACTCTAACTTTAGGACTGGTCTTCGTTATGTTGGTAATCGATACGATTCTGTATCTGCTCATCGCTCTCTATTTTGAAGCTGTTATCCCTGGGGAGTATGGTCTCCCCAAACCATGGTACTTCCTCTTCACCAAAAACTTTTGGTGTGACGAAACCATCATCAAAG GTCCAGCAGAAGACATCACGACTCCGGAACATCTCAGAGGCTTTTTCGAAAAGGAACCAACCAACCTGCATGCAGGCATCCAGATCAGGAGCCTGAGGAAGGTCTTCAAGGGTAACGTGGCGGTGGACAACCTCGCCCTCAACATGTACGAGAACCAGATCACCGTCCTATTGGGCCACAACGGTGCAGGCAAGACCACCACCATGTCCATGTTGACCGGTATGTTTCCCCCTACCAGCGGTACAGCCATTATCAACGGTTTCGACATCAGAACGGACATGGACGGTGTGAGATCCAGTCTAGGCTTGTGTCCTCAGCACAATATACTCTTCGACGAGCTGACGGTGAGGGAGCATTTCTATTTCTACAGCAAGCTGAAGGGCAAGAGGGAGGAGGATATCCAGGCTGAGGTCAGGAAATACTTGAGCCTTCTGGAACTCGGACCGAAG GCAGACGCTAAGTCTAGCACCTTATCAGGAGGAATGAAGAGAAAACTGTGCGTCGGCATAGCCCTTTGTGGTAACTCCAAGATTGTTATGCTGGACGAACCAACAGCTGGTATGGACCCTTCTGCTCGAAGAGCGCTCTGGGAGCTCATTCAATCGGAAAAACAAG GACGCACAATGTTGCTAACAACCCACTTCATGGACGAAGCGGATCTACTCGGAGACAGGATAGCCATCATGGCAGGCGGTAGGCTCAAATGTTGCGGTTCCAGTTTCTTCCTGAAGAAGAAGTACGGGGCAGGTTACAACCTGGTCATGGAGAAATCACCACGTTGCGATCCCGAAGAGGTCAAGGATCTCTTGAAGACTTACATTCCGAACATAGAG ATTCACAGCAACGTGGGCTCTGAACTGAACTTTCTGCTGCCTGAAGATGCCGTTTCTGTTTTCGAAGACATGTTCAGAGAGCTGGAAAGGAGTCAGAAGGAGCTAGGAGTTAACAGTTACGGTGTGTCGCTCACCACATTGGAGGAAGTGTTCATGAA GGTTGGAGCCGATCATGAAGGAAGTGCAAGACCTGAATCATCAGAAAATGGAATTTCCAATGGAAATCACTGCAAAG TTTCAATCGGCGGCAATCATTTTCTGACGGGTTATAAACTGATCAAAAACCAATACCTGGCCATGCTCATGAAGAAGATCCTATCGGCCCTCAGGTCTTGGCGTCTCCATCTCATAGTGCTCGCGATACCGGTGTTCATGATCATAGTGACCATGCTGTTGAACAAGGCTCAGAAACAGCCAGAACTGCCCCCATTGAGTCTCAATCTAGAGGCGTACAGCAAGCAGCGACCCACGGTCCTGGTGGAGAGCGATGGAACCACCGACTACGAGGGCTTCTTCAAGGGTCTGAGTCACGTGGGGAATTACAGGAAGGTTGACGATCTGACCAAAGAAATGTTGCGCTTG ACGAAGGATAATGCCCCCTCGGTGAGAAGTCACTATCTGACCGGTGCATCGTTCCAAACCGTCGAAGAAGATGCATTCTTCTTCAGCAAGAAGAATAGGTCTGTTCTGACAGCTTGGTTCAACAACGACGCCTACCATACAGCGCCTGTGGCTCTcggtatggttttgaactcgATTTATCAGAAAATGGTCAATAGCACGTCGAAAATTAACTTCTTGAACCACCCCCTACCTTTCAAATTGACCACTCAG TTCAACAAGTTAAGCGATGGCGATTCGATGGGTTTCAACATAGCCTTCAACCTGGGCTTCAGCATGACCTTCGTGTCGTCCTTCTTCATACTCTTCTACATCAGGGAGCGTATGACCAAGTCGAAGCATCTGCAGTTCGTCTCTGGCGTGAAGGTCTTCATCTACTGGACGACCTCTTACGTTTGCGACATCCTAACTTTCACTGTGATCCAGATAGCCACCATCATCACACTTGCCAGTTTTCAGGAAGATGGGTTGAAGGCGCCAGACGATCTTG CCAGAATATTCCTGCTGCTGTTCATGTTCTCGTACTCCGTCCTGCCACTGATGTACGCCATGTCCTTCTTCTTCGAGATACCGTCGACTGGCTACACCAGACTGAGTCTGTTCGGCGTGTTGGCCGGCGACATGGCCTTCCTCATCATCCAGTTGCTGAAGCTTCCGGTCTTGGACCTGCAGCCGCTTGCAAACACCCTCCACTGGGTATTCCTCATTGTGCCCCACTATTCCCTGTGCACTGGGGTCCTAAACAACTACAATATCTTCGCCTTCAACAAGTACTGCAGTTTATATGTAAAATCCTGCGAGATCAGGAACACGACCAAGGCTTGCTGGGATGAGGTTTGCTCCCGCTTCTCGGACTACTGCTGCA AGGAACACTTCCAATGGACCCCGCCAGGACTGTCGGCCAACATCCTCTACATGTTCATCTTCGGAACAGTCATCTTCGTCGTAATCGTCATGGTCGACTACAAGATGTTCAATCTGATATTGGAGAAACTCGACAGGAGGAAACAAAAGTTTCCTTTGTCCGTACCCTTCGAGGACAGCGACGTGGCTGACGAGAAAGAAAGGATAAGGAACTGCAGCGAGCTGCAACTGAGACAAAATCACGCCTTGGTGCTGAAAGACGTTACTAG ATACTACGGCAGATTCCTAGCAGTCAACGGCCTCTGTCTGGGCATCAAAGAATCAGAGTGCTTCGGCCTCCTGGGCATCAACGGCGCCGGCAAGACAACCACTTTCATGATGCTCACGGGTGACGTCAAGATGACGTACGGCAAGGCCTGGGTACGAGGGTTGAGCATCAACAGCCAGCTCAAACAGGTGCAGAAGCTGATCGGTTACTGTCCACAATTCGACGCACTTTTGGACGATCTGACTGCCAGAGAATCACTGACCATGTTCTGTCTCTTAAGGGGCATACGTAAGGTGGACTGTGCCTACATTGCGGAGAAGCTGGCGAAGGATTTCGACTTCACCAAGCATCTGGACAAGCAGGTGAAGGAGTTGAGCGGGGGTAACAAGAGGAAACTGAGCACTGCGATTGCCCTGATTGGCGATCCGCCGGTGTTGTACTTGGATGAACCAACTACAG GTATGGATCCCGCCACCAAGCGTTACCTCTGGAACGCACTGTGTGCAGTTAGGGACAGCGGAAAATGCATTGTTCTGACCTCCCACAGCATGGAGGAGTGCGAGGCGCTTTGCACGAAGATCGCCATCATGGTGAACGGCAACTTCAAGTGCCTAGGCTCCACCCAACACCTCAAGAGCAAGTTTGCCGAAGGGTACACGTTGACCATAAAGGTCAGAAAGGCGGACGGTAGCCACGGTTTAGAGCACGCTGGCACGGAATCCATCAAGAGCTTCGTCGAGAAGAGCTTTGGCAGGGTCCAGCTGAGGGAAGAGCACCAGGAGTTGATAACCTACTATATCTTGGACACCAGTATGGCCTGGTCCACCATGTTCGGAATACTGGAGAGGGGCAAGAAAGAGTTGAACATCGAGGATTACTCTTTGGGACAGTCCAGTTTGGAGCAA GTTTTCCTCACATTCACAAAACATCAAAGTCATGAAAGCCCACGTCATCGTGGACGCATCGATGATGTATAA